From the Platichthys flesus chromosome 6, fPlaFle2.1, whole genome shotgun sequence genome, one window contains:
- the sergef gene encoding secretion-regulating guanine nucleotide exchange factor codes for METSSRLEFCLRSWGANSHGQLGQGHVEDQSEPRLSDTAALQDQALRCVCGGGGHSVFVTENGEVFVCGQNHRGQLGLGQHANIPTPQLCPSLKQSVTNVACGWDFTLLLTDCGQVMACGSNAFGQLGVGPKVTHSADLLFVKCLKDPVVSVAAGLRHSLAVTGSGAVYQWGTGLFSHAKRALSPHPVPSHLCSQLPCLVPGLDQKISHLVSAGSAHSVCLTGDGDLFLWGSNKHGQLTTSEPFLSSPTPLRRSLLGGEKVMNVLSGWTHIVAQTESGRVFTWGRGDYGQLGRQAATTKNAEQQSAGPSTGSENQEVCLPTEVKDIRGATQIACGSEHNLAIVGGCLLAWGWNEHGMCGDGSQTDVPEPQLISGLRPLLIGCGAGHSMAVCATTTSPR; via the exons ATGGAAACGAGCTCGCGGCTGGAGTTTTGTTTACGGTCTTGG GGGGCCAACAGCCACGGACAGCTGGGACAGGGACATGTGGAGGACCAGTCCGAGCCCCGGCTCTCTGACACCGCGGCTCTCCAGGACCAGGCGCTCCGGTGTGTGTGCGGAGGCGGCGGACACTCCGTGTTCGTCACCG AGAATggagaagtgtttgtgtgtggacagaATCACAGAGGTCAGCTGGGACTCGGGCAACATGCAAACATCCCAACTCCTCAGCTCTGTCCCAGCCTCAAACAGTCTGTCACGAATGTTGCTTGTGGCTGGGACTTTACTCTTCTTCTCACCG ATTGTGGTCAGGTAATGGCCTGCGGCTCCAATGCATTTGGACAACTGGGTGTTGGACCGAAAGTCACACACTCTGCAGATTTACTGTTTGTTAAG TGTCTGAAGGATCCCGTGGTGAGTGTAGCAGCAGGACTTAGACACTCCCTCGCTGTCACTG GCTCGGGTGCTGTGTATCAATGGGGAACTGGCCTTTTCAGTCACGCTAAGAGAGCACTCAGTCCGCACCCTGTCCCATCACACCTCTGCTCTCAGCTGCCCtgtctggtaccag GTCTGGATCAGAAAATATCACACCTGGTATCTGCGGGCTCAGCGCACTCTGTGTGCCTCACAG GAGACGGTGATCTGTTCCTGTGGGGAAGCAACAAGCACGGTCAGCTGACCACCTCTGAGCCCTTCCTGTCCTCTCCCACTCCTCTGAGGCGCTCGCTGCTGGGTGGAGAGAAAGTAATGAACGTGTTGAGCGGCTGGACTCACATTGTTGCTCAAACAG AGAGTGGAAGAGTGTTCACGTGGGGCAGAGGAGATTATGGACAGCTGGGCCGACAAGCAGCAACCACTAAGAACGCAGAGCAGCAGTCAGCTGGTCcatcaacaggaagtgaaaaccAGGAGGTTTGCCTCCCTACAGAGGTTAAAGACATCAGGGGAGCAACACAA attGCGTGTGGATCTGAACACAACCTCGCCATTGTCG GGGGGTGTCTCCTTGCCTGGGGCTGGAACGAACACGGAATGTGCGGCGACGGCTCCCAGACGGACGTCCCCGAGCCTCAGCTCATATCCGGTCTCCGACCTCTTCTAATCGGCTGCGGAGCTGGACACTCAATGGCTGTGTGCGCCACGACAACTAGCCCGAGATAA
- the kcnc1b gene encoding potassium voltage-gated channel subfamily C member 1b isoform X3, with amino-acid sequence MGLSDDKDRIVINVGGIRHQTYRSTLRTLPGTRLSWLAEPDAPSHFDYDAKIEEFFFDRHPGVFAHILNYYRTGKLHCPADVCGPLYEEELAFWGIDETDVEPCCWMTYRQHREAEEALDSFGGGGLLDLGSEDPEPEQEHAEDDVDEMTRRLAQGDAHHTRSGNLWSRWQKHVWALFEDPYSSKYARWVALASLFFILVSITTFCLETHEAFNPIINRTELELVGNITVVHTYQETETAAYLTYIEGVCVVWFTFEFLMRITFCPNKFDFIRNALNIIDFVAILPFYLEVGLSGLSSKAAKDVLGFLRVVRFVRILRIFKLTRHFVGLRVLGHTLRASTNEFLLLIIFLALGVLIFATMIYYAERIGANPNDPRASDHTHFKNIPIGFWWAVVTMTTLGYGDMFPQTTSGMLVGALCALAGVLTIAMPVPVIVNNFGMYYSLAMAKQKLPKKKNRHIPRAPQPGSPNFCKSSISSQPQSPIAHDDDVFEIKFQDSKLNGEAANAALANEDCPHIDQAISPEEIFSPSERERPCFLVTTAERPNHTGGRVRRDWMSLTHSVFSPSPSSEHG; translated from the exons ATGGGCCTGAGCGACGACAAGGATCGCATTGTGATAAACGTGGGAGGGATCAGACATCAGACATACCGCAGCACTCTGCGCACCCTGCCCGGCACCCGCTTGTCCTGGCTGGCCGAGCCTGATGCCCCCAGCCACTTTGACTATGATGCCAAGATCGAGGAGTTTTTCTTCGACCGCCACCCTGGCGTGTTTGCACACATCCTCAATTACTACAGGACAGGTAAGCTGCACTGCCCAGCCGATGTCTGCGGGCCCCTCTACGAGGAGGAGCTGGCCTTCTGGGGCATCGACGAGACAGACGTGGAGCCATGCTGCTGGATGACATATCGCCAGCAccgggaggcagaggaggcccTTGATAGTTTCGGCGGGGGTGGGCTGTTGGACCTGGGGAGCGAGGATCCTGAGCCGGAGCAGGAGCACGCTGAGGATGATGTGGATGAGATGACAAGGAGGCTCGCGCAGGGGGACGCTCATCACACCAGGAGTGGGAACCTATGGAGCCGGTGGCAGAAACACGTCTGGGCCCTGTTTGAGGACCCGTACTCCTCTAAATATGCAAGG TGGGTAGCTCTGGCCTCGCTGTTCTTTATCCTGGTGTCCATCACCACCTTCTGTCTGGAGACCCACGAGGCCTTCAACCCCATTATCAACCGCactgagctggagctggtgGGCAACATCACCGTGGTGCACACCTACCAGGAGACGGAGACTGCGGCCTACCTCACCTACATAgagggtgtttgtgtggtgtggtTCACTTTCGAGTTTCTAATGCGAATAACTTTCTGTCCAAATAAGTTTGACTTCATTCGGAACGCCCTGAACATCATCGACTTTGTGGCCATCCTGCCCTTCTACCTGGAGGTGGGCCTCAGCGGGCTCTCCTCCAAGGCAGCTAAGGACGTGCTAGGTTTCCTGAGAGTAGTCCGCTTCGTGCGGATCCTGCGTATCTTCAAGCTGACACGGCACTTTGTGGGGCTCAGGGTGCTGGGCCACACACTGAGAGCCAGCACCAACGAGttcctgctcctcatcatcttcctcgCCCTTGGTGTTCTCATCTTTGCGACCATGATCTACTACGCTGAACGGATAGGAGCCAACCCCAACGACCCTCGAGCCAGTGACCACACACACTTCAAGAACATCCCAATTGGATTCTGGTGGGCTGTGGTGACCATGACGACCCTCGGCTATGGAGACATGTTCCCTCAGACGACCTCCGGTATGCTGGTGGGAGCCCTGTGTGCCCTGGCGGGCGTGCTGACCATCGCCATGCCCGTCCCTGTGATTGTCAACAACTTTGGAATGTATTACTCGCTGGCCATGGCAAAACAGAAActaccaaagaaaaaaaacaggcatatCCCACGAGCTCCCCAACCAGGTTCTCCTAACTTCTGTAAGTCGAGCATCAGCTCCCAGCCCCAGAGCCCCATCGCACATGACGACGACGTTTTCGAGATAAAGTTTCAAG ACTCCAAGCTGAACGGGGAGGCAGCTAACGCAGCGCTGGCCAACGAAGACTGCCCCCACATTGACCAGGCGATATCTCCGGAGGAAATCTTCAGTCCCAGCGAGCGAGAGCGGCCCTGCTTCCTGGTCACGACTGCTGAACGCCCCAACCACACAGGGGGCAGAGTGAGGAGGG ATTGGATGAGCCTGACCCACAGCGTCTTCAGCCCATCTCCCTCCTCTGAACACGGCTGA
- the kcnc1b gene encoding potassium voltage-gated channel subfamily C member 1b isoform X2, translating into MGLSDDKDRIVINVGGIRHQTYRSTLRTLPGTRLSWLAEPDAPSHFDYDAKIEEFFFDRHPGVFAHILNYYRTGKLHCPADVCGPLYEEELAFWGIDETDVEPCCWMTYRQHREAEEALDSFGGGGLLDLGSEDPEPEQEHAEDDVDEMTRRLAQGDAHHTRSGNLWSRWQKHVWALFEDPYSSKYARWVALASLFFILVSITTFCLETHEAFNPIINRTELELVGNITVVHTYQETETAAYLTYIEGVCVVWFTFEFLMRITFCPNKFDFIRNALNIIDFVAILPFYLEVGLSGLSSKAAKDVLGFLRVVRFVRILRIFKLTRHFVGLRVLGHTLRASTNEFLLLIIFLALGVLIFATMIYYAERIGANPNDPRASDHTHFKNIPIGFWWAVVTMTTLGYGDMFPQTTSGMLVGALCALAGVLTIAMPVPVIVNNFGMYYSLAMAKQKLPKKKNRHIPRAPQPGSPNFCKSSISSQPQSPIAHDDDVFEIKFQDSKLNGEAANAALANEDCPHIDQAISPEEIFSPSERERPCFLVTTAERPNHTGGRVRRETQRQPRSRQPTESVCVMNHGVPTTMCMTHNGPSPT; encoded by the exons ATGGGCCTGAGCGACGACAAGGATCGCATTGTGATAAACGTGGGAGGGATCAGACATCAGACATACCGCAGCACTCTGCGCACCCTGCCCGGCACCCGCTTGTCCTGGCTGGCCGAGCCTGATGCCCCCAGCCACTTTGACTATGATGCCAAGATCGAGGAGTTTTTCTTCGACCGCCACCCTGGCGTGTTTGCACACATCCTCAATTACTACAGGACAGGTAAGCTGCACTGCCCAGCCGATGTCTGCGGGCCCCTCTACGAGGAGGAGCTGGCCTTCTGGGGCATCGACGAGACAGACGTGGAGCCATGCTGCTGGATGACATATCGCCAGCAccgggaggcagaggaggcccTTGATAGTTTCGGCGGGGGTGGGCTGTTGGACCTGGGGAGCGAGGATCCTGAGCCGGAGCAGGAGCACGCTGAGGATGATGTGGATGAGATGACAAGGAGGCTCGCGCAGGGGGACGCTCATCACACCAGGAGTGGGAACCTATGGAGCCGGTGGCAGAAACACGTCTGGGCCCTGTTTGAGGACCCGTACTCCTCTAAATATGCAAGG TGGGTAGCTCTGGCCTCGCTGTTCTTTATCCTGGTGTCCATCACCACCTTCTGTCTGGAGACCCACGAGGCCTTCAACCCCATTATCAACCGCactgagctggagctggtgGGCAACATCACCGTGGTGCACACCTACCAGGAGACGGAGACTGCGGCCTACCTCACCTACATAgagggtgtttgtgtggtgtggtTCACTTTCGAGTTTCTAATGCGAATAACTTTCTGTCCAAATAAGTTTGACTTCATTCGGAACGCCCTGAACATCATCGACTTTGTGGCCATCCTGCCCTTCTACCTGGAGGTGGGCCTCAGCGGGCTCTCCTCCAAGGCAGCTAAGGACGTGCTAGGTTTCCTGAGAGTAGTCCGCTTCGTGCGGATCCTGCGTATCTTCAAGCTGACACGGCACTTTGTGGGGCTCAGGGTGCTGGGCCACACACTGAGAGCCAGCACCAACGAGttcctgctcctcatcatcttcctcgCCCTTGGTGTTCTCATCTTTGCGACCATGATCTACTACGCTGAACGGATAGGAGCCAACCCCAACGACCCTCGAGCCAGTGACCACACACACTTCAAGAACATCCCAATTGGATTCTGGTGGGCTGTGGTGACCATGACGACCCTCGGCTATGGAGACATGTTCCCTCAGACGACCTCCGGTATGCTGGTGGGAGCCCTGTGTGCCCTGGCGGGCGTGCTGACCATCGCCATGCCCGTCCCTGTGATTGTCAACAACTTTGGAATGTATTACTCGCTGGCCATGGCAAAACAGAAActaccaaagaaaaaaaacaggcatatCCCACGAGCTCCCCAACCAGGTTCTCCTAACTTCTGTAAGTCGAGCATCAGCTCCCAGCCCCAGAGCCCCATCGCACATGACGACGACGTTTTCGAGATAAAGTTTCAAG ACTCCAAGCTGAACGGGGAGGCAGCTAACGCAGCGCTGGCCAACGAAGACTGCCCCCACATTGACCAGGCGATATCTCCGGAGGAAATCTTCAGTCCCAGCGAGCGAGAGCGGCCCTGCTTCCTGGTCACGACTGCTGAACGCCCCAACCACACAGGGGGCAGAGTGAGGAGGG aGACCCAGCGACAGCCCCGGAGCAGACAACCAACAGAGTCAGTTTGTGTTATGAACCATGGTGTGCCAACCACTATGTGTATGACTCATAACGGCCCATCACCCACCTGA
- the kcnc1b gene encoding potassium voltage-gated channel subfamily C member 1b isoform X1 translates to MGLSDDKDRIVINVGGIRHQTYRSTLRTLPGTRLSWLAEPDAPSHFDYDAKIEEFFFDRHPGVFAHILNYYRTGKLHCPADVCGPLYEEELAFWGIDETDVEPCCWMTYRQHREAEEALDSFGGGGLLDLGSEDPEPEQEHAEDDVDEMTRRLAQGDAHHTRSGNLWSRWQKHVWALFEDPYSSKYARWVALASLFFILVSITTFCLETHEAFNPIINRTELELVGNITVVHTYQETETAAYLTYIEGVCVVWFTFEFLMRITFCPNKFDFIRNALNIIDFVAILPFYLEVGLSGLSSKAAKDVLGFLRVVRFVRILRIFKLTRHFVGLRVLGHTLRASTNEFLLLIIFLALGVLIFATMIYYAERIGANPNDPRASDHTHFKNIPIGFWWAVVTMTTLGYGDMFPQTTSGMLVGALCALAGVLTIAMPVPVIVNNFGMYYSLAMAKQKLPKKKNRHIPRAPQPGSPNFCKSSISSQPQSPIAHDDDVFEIKFQDSKLNGEAANAALANEDCPHIDQAISPEEIFSPSERERPCFLVTTAERPNHTGGRVRRGYEKPWSLNSMSGMSGDASGVSSVSALPCSPPCLMQHSHSPIPSIM, encoded by the exons ATGGGCCTGAGCGACGACAAGGATCGCATTGTGATAAACGTGGGAGGGATCAGACATCAGACATACCGCAGCACTCTGCGCACCCTGCCCGGCACCCGCTTGTCCTGGCTGGCCGAGCCTGATGCCCCCAGCCACTTTGACTATGATGCCAAGATCGAGGAGTTTTTCTTCGACCGCCACCCTGGCGTGTTTGCACACATCCTCAATTACTACAGGACAGGTAAGCTGCACTGCCCAGCCGATGTCTGCGGGCCCCTCTACGAGGAGGAGCTGGCCTTCTGGGGCATCGACGAGACAGACGTGGAGCCATGCTGCTGGATGACATATCGCCAGCAccgggaggcagaggaggcccTTGATAGTTTCGGCGGGGGTGGGCTGTTGGACCTGGGGAGCGAGGATCCTGAGCCGGAGCAGGAGCACGCTGAGGATGATGTGGATGAGATGACAAGGAGGCTCGCGCAGGGGGACGCTCATCACACCAGGAGTGGGAACCTATGGAGCCGGTGGCAGAAACACGTCTGGGCCCTGTTTGAGGACCCGTACTCCTCTAAATATGCAAGG TGGGTAGCTCTGGCCTCGCTGTTCTTTATCCTGGTGTCCATCACCACCTTCTGTCTGGAGACCCACGAGGCCTTCAACCCCATTATCAACCGCactgagctggagctggtgGGCAACATCACCGTGGTGCACACCTACCAGGAGACGGAGACTGCGGCCTACCTCACCTACATAgagggtgtttgtgtggtgtggtTCACTTTCGAGTTTCTAATGCGAATAACTTTCTGTCCAAATAAGTTTGACTTCATTCGGAACGCCCTGAACATCATCGACTTTGTGGCCATCCTGCCCTTCTACCTGGAGGTGGGCCTCAGCGGGCTCTCCTCCAAGGCAGCTAAGGACGTGCTAGGTTTCCTGAGAGTAGTCCGCTTCGTGCGGATCCTGCGTATCTTCAAGCTGACACGGCACTTTGTGGGGCTCAGGGTGCTGGGCCACACACTGAGAGCCAGCACCAACGAGttcctgctcctcatcatcttcctcgCCCTTGGTGTTCTCATCTTTGCGACCATGATCTACTACGCTGAACGGATAGGAGCCAACCCCAACGACCCTCGAGCCAGTGACCACACACACTTCAAGAACATCCCAATTGGATTCTGGTGGGCTGTGGTGACCATGACGACCCTCGGCTATGGAGACATGTTCCCTCAGACGACCTCCGGTATGCTGGTGGGAGCCCTGTGTGCCCTGGCGGGCGTGCTGACCATCGCCATGCCCGTCCCTGTGATTGTCAACAACTTTGGAATGTATTACTCGCTGGCCATGGCAAAACAGAAActaccaaagaaaaaaaacaggcatatCCCACGAGCTCCCCAACCAGGTTCTCCTAACTTCTGTAAGTCGAGCATCAGCTCCCAGCCCCAGAGCCCCATCGCACATGACGACGACGTTTTCGAGATAAAGTTTCAAG ACTCCAAGCTGAACGGGGAGGCAGCTAACGCAGCGCTGGCCAACGAAGACTGCCCCCACATTGACCAGGCGATATCTCCGGAGGAAATCTTCAGTCCCAGCGAGCGAGAGCGGCCCTGCTTCCTGGTCACGACTGCTGAACGCCCCAACCACACAGGGGGCAGAGTGAGGAGGG GTTATGAAAAGCCTTGGAGCCTTAACAGCATGTCTGGCATGAGCGGGGATGCCTCTGGAGTGTCCTCAGTGTCTGCCCTGCCCTGCAGCCCACCCTGTCTAATGCAGCACTCACATTCTCCCATCCCATCCATTATGTAG
- the LOC133955155 gene encoding CD81 antigen-like → MAVAGCTKCIKYMLFFFNFIFWLAGGVILGVALWLRHDSQTSNLLILQFEGHQAPGTFYISVYILIAVGAVMMLVGFLGCYGAIQESQCLLGTFFFFLVILFACEVAAAMWGFMNRDTISKELINFYDAAYIKAVDVTGSPSKDAAIKVLDVFHNTLDCCGKGDDTALFKQVSSTMCPRKTPEDFIKSQSCHTKLIELFSEKLHLIGLAALVVAVIMIFEMIFTMVLCCGIRNSPGAY, encoded by the exons ATGGCTGTGGCGGGCTGCACGAAATGcattaaatatatgttattcttctttaattttattttctgg CTGGCCGGAGGTGTGATCTTAGGAGTGGCCCTGTGGCTGCGCCATGACAGTCAAACCAGCAACCTCCTCATACTGCAGTTTGAGGGCCACCAGGCACCGGGCACTTTCTATATCA GCGTGTACATACTGATCGCGGTGGGAGCTGTGATGATGCTCGTTGGCTTCCTGGGATGTTACGGCGCCATTCAGGAGTCTCAGTGTCTGCTGGGAACA ttcttcttcttcttggtcaTCCTGTTCGCCTGTGAAGTGGCTGCAGCAATGTGGGGATTCATGAACAGGGACACG ATCTCCAAAGAGCTGATCAACTTCTACGACGCTGCATACATTAAGGCCGTGGACGTCACCGGGTCTCCCAGTAAAGACGCTGCCATCAAGGTCCTGGATGTTTTCCACAATACG ctcgaCTGCTGTGGTAAAGGTGATGACACGGCGCTCTTCAAACAAGTGTCCAGCACCATGTGTCCAAGGAAGACTCCAGAGGATTTTATCAAATCTCAG AGCTGTCACACAAAACTGATCGAGCTGTTCTCCGAGAAGCTACACCTGATTGGTCTGGCCGCGCTGGTGGTGGCTGTCATCATG ATCTTTGAGATGATCTTCACCATGGTGCTCTGCTGTGGGATCCGCAACAGCCCTGGAGCGTATTAG